GCGAGATCCGCGAAATCCTGCAGCATATCCCCGGGATCGAGATCGCCAGCCTTGATCGATTGAGTTCGAGCATCGGCCACGGGGAAGAGCGCCTCGAAGAGGCGGCCACGTTTCACGAGAACGCTCTGGCCAAGGCTCGATACTTCGCCCAGCGGATCGGACTGCCCACCCTGGCCGATGATTCGGGCCTCGTCGTGGATGCCCTGGGCGGCGACCCGGGCGTGCGCAGCAAACGCTTCGCCATGCGCCCCGGCCTCGCCGGCCCGGCGCTGGACGCCGCCAACAACGCCCTGCTCCTCGAGCGCCTCCGCCAGGTACCGGCCCCGCACCGCTCGGCTCGATTTG
This genomic interval from Gemmatimonadota bacterium contains the following:
- the rdgB gene encoding RdgB/HAM1 family non-canonical purine NTP pyrophosphatase, whose protein sequence is MKLRLALATRSADKTREIREILQHIPGIEIASLDRLSSSIGHGEERLEEAATFHENALAKARYFAQRIGLPTLADDSGLVVDALGGDPGVRSKRFAMRPGLAGPALDAANNALLLERLRQVPAPHRSARFVCASAFALPHGPEHCAIASCAGQITEAPRGQAGFGYDPLFYIPPLGKTLAELSESEKNHISHRARAFRALAALLLTSGIPLADSDPTPFPTVRPRLPIS